In one Methanomicrobia archaeon genomic region, the following are encoded:
- a CDS encoding YeeE/YedE family protein — protein MEYLMLERWSPYIVGIGIGILSWFAFLLSDKAIGCSTAYARTSGMIERLVRGNKVLEKQYYKKFAPVVDWEWMLVLGVVIGAFISANLGGTFHVLWVPSLWAASFGTNPVLRWLVALIGGILMGLGARWAGGCTSGHGISGTLQLAVSSWLAAICFFIGGIATAMLIFYVIG, from the coding sequence ATGGAGTATTTGATGCTGGAGCGCTGGTCTCCGTACATCGTTGGTATAGGCATCGGTATCTTGAGCTGGTTCGCGTTCCTGCTCTCCGATAAAGCGATTGGGTGCTCAACGGCATATGCACGCACGAGCGGGATGATCGAACGGCTCGTTCGCGGGAACAAGGTGCTGGAGAAGCAGTATTACAAGAAGTTTGCCCCGGTTGTCGATTGGGAATGGATGCTCGTTCTTGGTGTTGTGATCGGCGCGTTCATCTCCGCGAATCTCGGAGGCACGTTTCACGTGCTGTGGGTGCCGAGCCTGTGGGCTGCGAGCTTCGGGACGAATCCGGTGCTCCGCTGGCTCGTTGCGCTCATCGGCGGCATTCTCATGGGGCTCGGCGCACGCTGGGCCGGCGGCTGCACCAGCGGGCACGGAATCAGCGGTACGCTCCAATTAGCGGTCAGCAGCTGGCTCGCAGCCATCTGCTTCTTCATCGGTGGGATCGCGACGGCGATGCTCATCTTTTATGTTATCGGTTAG
- a CDS encoding YeeE/YedE family protein → MLTKLHGKNKVQLVIGLLIGIAFGFLLQKGGVTDYNVIIGQLLLTDFTVVKIMLAASITGMLGVHLLRSLGLAQLHPKPGSIGASVIGGLIFGVGFAVLGYCPGTVAGAVGQGAFDALFGGIVGILIGSGLFAALYPQLQKSVLNKGDFGAITLPEVLKVNQWLIVIPVAIALTALLWWMEHVGL, encoded by the coding sequence ATGTTAACAAAACTACACGGTAAAAATAAAGTGCAACTGGTAATCGGGCTGCTGATTGGAATTGCATTCGGCTTCCTGCTCCAAAAAGGGGGTGTAACGGACTACAATGTCATCATCGGCCAGTTGCTCTTGACCGATTTCACCGTCGTCAAGATCATGCTCGCGGCCTCAATTACGGGCATGCTCGGCGTACACCTGCTCAGAAGTCTTGGATTGGCGCAGCTCCATCCCAAGCCCGGCTCTATCGGGGCTTCGGTGATTGGCGGGCTCATCTTCGGCGTCGGTTTTGCTGTCCTCGGCTACTGTCCGGGTACGGTCGCCGGAGCGGTCGGTCAGGGCGCGTTCGACGCGCTCTTCGGCGGTATCGTCGGGATACTGATCGGGTCAGGCCTGTTCGCCGCGCTCTATCCACAATTGCAGAAATCCGTACTGAACAAAGGCGACTTCGGCGCGATTACGCTCCCGGAGGTGCTCAAGGTGAATCAGTGGCTCATCGTCATCCCCGTTGCCATTGCCTTAACGGCACTGCTCTGGTGGATGGAGCACGTTGGATTGTAA
- the nrdD gene encoding anaerobic ribonucleoside-triphosphate reductase — MKRIFNVTNGTLQTTLDGMTLRFPKVRTSDGHMLEWDKESIVKQLLRETKLSGKFYGHSGIDEETAREIAKEAEKRIKMMGISQLSGALVREIVNQILLEEYHEQEWRNVCTRVGTPVYDAHLIDIGEGFEANENANLQENAETSHKKKADKICKEQYLLLLPPKLADAHLSGDLHIHDLEYFGTRGFCQDWDLRYFFYYGLMPDGSGTKASVAGPAKKPEVAILHAVKILGSAQTNFAGGQGFFNFLTFIAPYLEGLSYEAIEQLMQMFVYEMTQMQVARGGQLVFSSVQLTPGVPKIWKDKPVVYKGEVWDGEAVPLRTYGEFEREVRLAFKALMNVMLQGDYWGKPFNFPKPEIAIEPYFLSEDEEFNGKHPDLPTYEELYDLAFELTAKYGSPYFDNKIPEYRGAGEGVSCYQCCAYSFKTSPEDADFKDKMYFRNGAHFTMGGWQVITLNCPRAAYRADHDDDKLITELKRLMDCAVEVLKVKKSWMKQIIESGRMPFATQRPKDPHTGEKGTMAVHLDELVYIIGVVGINEMVQSHYGKQVHEDNGALRLAVRAMTEMELYAKELSEREGMTISFSRTPAETVVQRFAVADILNKEFRDKALSVVNGDVERALARIHETRDLPIYYTNGTHVPPNADVTLAERIKTEHIFFPIVDGGNIMHIFLGEGYPDPRGVKSLAMKIAENTQTGYYAFTKDMTVCKDCAHVTMGLMEACEKCNSDNLDYISRITGYLQAVSGWNEGKKQELMDRMRYGGNEVR, encoded by the coding sequence TGGGCACATGCTGGAGTGGGATAAGGAATCGATAGTAAAGCAGCTTTTGCGTGAGACGAAATTGAGTGGGAAGTTTTATGGGCATTCGGGGATCGATGAAGAGACGGCGCGTGAGATCGCGAAAGAGGCGGAGAAGCGGATAAAGATGATGGGCATCTCGCAGCTTTCGGGCGCGTTAGTGCGAGAGATCGTGAACCAGATTTTGCTGGAGGAGTATCACGAGCAGGAGTGGCGGAACGTCTGCACGCGAGTGGGCACGCCGGTGTATGACGCGCATCTGATTGATATCGGGGAGGGGTTTGAAGCGAACGAGAACGCGAACCTGCAGGAGAATGCGGAGACGTCGCACAAGAAGAAAGCGGACAAGATCTGTAAGGAGCAGTATTTGCTGCTCTTACCGCCGAAGCTCGCGGACGCGCATCTCAGTGGCGATTTGCATATCCACGATCTCGAATATTTCGGTACGCGCGGGTTCTGCCAGGACTGGGACCTCAGATACTTTTTCTATTATGGGTTGATGCCGGACGGCTCGGGCACAAAGGCCTCGGTCGCGGGCCCGGCGAAGAAGCCAGAGGTGGCTATTCTACATGCCGTGAAGATTTTGGGCAGTGCCCAGACCAACTTCGCAGGCGGTCAGGGCTTTTTTAATTTCCTTACGTTTATTGCGCCGTATTTAGAGGGGCTTTCGTACGAAGCGATCGAGCAGTTGATGCAGATGTTCGTGTACGAGATGACGCAGATGCAGGTTGCTCGCGGCGGTCAGTTGGTCTTCTCGTCGGTGCAGCTCACGCCGGGTGTGCCGAAGATCTGGAAGGACAAGCCGGTGGTGTATAAAGGCGAGGTATGGGACGGCGAGGCCGTGCCGCTGCGGACGTACGGCGAGTTCGAGCGCGAGGTGCGGTTGGCGTTCAAAGCGCTGATGAACGTGATGCTGCAGGGCGATTACTGGGGTAAGCCGTTCAACTTCCCGAAGCCGGAGATTGCGATCGAGCCTTATTTCCTGAGCGAGGATGAGGAATTCAACGGTAAGCATCCGGATTTGCCGACGTACGAAGAGCTGTATGATCTAGCGTTCGAACTGACGGCGAAGTACGGATCGCCGTATTTTGATAACAAGATCCCAGAGTATCGGGGCGCGGGCGAAGGTGTTTCGTGCTACCAGTGCTGCGCATACAGTTTCAAGACCTCGCCGGAGGATGCGGACTTCAAGGACAAGATGTATTTCAGAAACGGCGCGCACTTCACGATGGGCGGCTGGCAGGTGATCACGCTCAACTGTCCGCGAGCGGCGTACCGTGCGGATCACGATGATGATAAGCTGATTACGGAACTGAAACGGCTGATGGACTGCGCCGTTGAGGTTTTGAAGGTGAAGAAGAGCTGGATGAAGCAGATCATCGAAAGCGGCCGCATGCCATTTGCGACACAACGACCGAAAGATCCGCACACGGGCGAGAAAGGGACGATGGCGGTTCATCTCGACGAGCTGGTGTATATCATCGGCGTGGTGGGCATCAACGAGATGGTGCAGTCCCATTACGGGAAGCAGGTGCACGAGGATAACGGCGCGTTACGGCTCGCGGTACGAGCGATGACGGAGATGGAGCTGTACGCGAAGGAGCTATCGGAACGAGAAGGTATGACAATCAGCTTTTCGAGGACACCGGCGGAGACCGTGGTGCAGCGATTCGCCGTTGCGGACATTCTGAACAAGGAGTTCCGGGATAAGGCGCTGAGCGTGGTGAACGGCGATGTCGAGCGCGCGCTGGCACGTATCCATGAGACCCGTGACCTGCCCATATATTACACGAACGGCACGCACGTGCCACCGAATGCGGACGTCACGCTCGCCGAGCGGATAAAGACCGAGCATATCTTCTTCCCGATCGTTGACGGCGGGAATATCATGCACATATTTTTGGGCGAGGGCTATCCCGACCCAAGAGGAGTGAAAAGTTTGGCAATGAAGATCGCGGAGAATACGCAGACGGGCTATTACGCGTTTACGAAGGATATGACGGTCTGTAAAGATTGCGCGCACGTGACGATGGGGCTGATGGAAGCGTGTGAGAAGTGCAATTCGGATAATCTCGATTACATATCGCGGATCACCGGGTATCTGCAAGCGGTAAGCGGCTGGAACGAGGGCAAGAAGCAGGAATTAATGGACAGGATGCGGTACGGTGGGAATGAGGTAAGGTGA